Proteins from one Pseudomonadota bacterium genomic window:
- a CDS encoding CBS domain-containing protein translates to MPVAENDRLLGMVTDRDIVLRAVAEGADMGSYTARQVMSPNILYCFGDRSPEEVLRKMSENQVPRLPVLNRAKRLVGMVSLGDLAQHSPAALAGEALKGISRTGA, encoded by the coding sequence GTGCCCGTCGCGGAGAACGATAGGCTGCTTGGGATGGTGACCGACCGCGATATCGTGCTACGCGCCGTAGCGGAAGGTGCGGACATGGGCAGCTATACGGCGCGCCAGGTGATGTCGCCCAACATCCTATACTGCTTCGGTGATCGGTCCCCTGAAGAGGTGCTGCGAAAAATGAGCGAGAACCAAGTGCCACGGCTGCCGGTGTTAAATCGTGCCAAGCGCTTGGTAGGTATGGTTTCCCTGGGAGATCTGGCTCAGCATAGCCCTGCCGCGCTGGCGGGCGAAGCGCTCAAGGGGATCTCTAGGACCGGCGCATAA
- a CDS encoding phosphoribosyltransferase, with product MSRYQDRRHAGRVLASALINYAGRSDVTVLALPRGGVPVAYEVARQLGAPLDVLVVRKLGVPGHEELAMGALASGDVQVMNEEVVSALGISQGAIAAAVSEESRELRRRERTYRGERPPFDVSGRTVILVDDGLATGSTMRAAVAALRQRGPERVVVGVPIAAPSTCKELASEVDDIVCAATPEPFYAVALWYADFPQTTDQEVRELLEAACHRSAREYASAPVEGP from the coding sequence ATGAGTCGCTACCAAGATAGACGCCATGCCGGGCGGGTGCTCGCATCCGCCCTCATCAACTATGCGGGACGATCGGACGTCACCGTGCTGGCCCTGCCGCGCGGCGGGGTTCCCGTCGCCTACGAGGTCGCCAGGCAACTGGGCGCGCCCTTGGATGTCTTGGTCGTCCGCAAGCTCGGAGTGCCGGGCCACGAGGAGCTGGCGATGGGCGCGCTCGCTTCTGGAGACGTGCAGGTAATGAACGAGGAGGTGGTCTCGGCGCTCGGCATTTCCCAGGGCGCCATCGCCGCGGCTGTATCTGAGGAGAGCCGGGAGCTTAGGCGGCGCGAGCGAACCTACCGCGGTGAGCGGCCACCCTTCGACGTCTCGGGCAGGACCGTCATCCTGGTCGACGATGGGCTAGCGACCGGCTCGACGATGCGCGCGGCGGTGGCCGCCTTAAGGCAGCGCGGGCCGGAACGCGTCGTGGTCGGTGTACCGATCGCAGCGCCATCGACCTGCAAGGAACTCGCCTCCGAAGTGGACGACATCGTATGTGCGGCGACTCCTGAGCCCTTCTACGCGGTGGCGCTTTGGTATGCGGACTTCCCCCAGACGACGGACCAGGAGGTGCGGGAGCTGCTGGAGGCGGCTTGCCACCGATCGGCGCGAGAGTACGCCTCCGCGCCAGTAGAGGGGCCGTGA
- a CDS encoding 1-acyl-sn-glycerol-3-phosphate acyltransferase: MLENPDARRVWYWLTDRFPDIRLTPEASLQLDLGIDSLAWLGLTLELREATGTDLDQETIGRIETVRDLLQEAAQSGTAGRHRPRDPLVQLSDPERLLDQARRPWLAPPGKLIRGLGTMLYGLNRWLMRWVFKLEIRGVELLPEHGPFVLTPNHVSYLDGPALAAALPVGQLSRTYWAGLVGVMFRNVMMRLVSRAMCVLPVDPRRGPLSNLAMGLVVLRRGNNLVWFPEGARSLSGQLQPFEAGIGLLLKAQGVPAVPVWISGAYEALPPRQWWPRRRQIAVRFGRVADPAALEREGQGDDLPQRIGDALHDRVAELRET; encoded by the coding sequence ATGCTCGAGAACCCGGATGCACGGCGGGTCTGGTACTGGCTCACAGATCGGTTTCCGGATATCCGACTGACGCCAGAGGCCAGTCTCCAGCTCGATCTGGGTATCGATTCACTCGCCTGGCTAGGTCTCACTTTAGAGCTACGGGAGGCGACCGGCACCGATCTCGATCAAGAGACGATCGGTCGGATTGAGACGGTGCGTGATCTGCTGCAGGAGGCCGCGCAGTCCGGCACGGCGGGTAGGCACCGCCCGCGCGATCCGCTTGTACAACTGAGCGACCCCGAGCGTCTGCTCGACCAGGCGCGGCGCCCGTGGCTGGCACCGCCCGGCAAGCTGATACGAGGCTTGGGAACGATGCTCTACGGCCTTAATCGATGGCTCATGCGCTGGGTTTTCAAACTCGAGATCCGCGGGGTCGAGCTTCTGCCCGAACATGGTCCCTTCGTCCTCACACCGAACCACGTCAGCTACTTGGATGGCCCGGCGCTCGCGGCGGCATTGCCGGTCGGACAGTTATCGCGCACCTACTGGGCCGGGTTAGTCGGCGTGATGTTCAGGAATGTGATGATGCGGCTAGTGAGCCGCGCGATGTGCGTGTTACCCGTAGACCCACGGCGTGGGCCGCTGTCCAACCTCGCCATGGGTCTCGTGGTGCTAAGACGCGGCAATAATTTGGTATGGTTCCCCGAGGGGGCACGCTCACTGAGTGGCCAGCTCCAACCTTTTGAAGCGGGGATCGGCCTGCTGCTCAAGGCCCAGGGCGTCCCGGCCGTCCCGGTCTGGATCAGCGGTGCCTATGAGGCCTTGCCTCCTCGGCAATGGTGGCCGCGGCGACGGCAGATTGCTGTCCGCTTTGGTCGGGTGGCAGATCCGGCTGCGCTAGAGCGAGAAGGGCAGGGAGACGACCTCCCGCAGCGGATCGGCGATGCGCTCCACGATCGGGTCGCCGAGCTGCGGGAAACCTGA